In the Flavobacterium pallidum genome, one interval contains:
- a CDS encoding T9SS type A sorting domain-containing protein, with protein sequence MKKIYFLLCCICSMNAFATIIYVNKNATGANNGTSWTNAYLTIEQAFGDVIVGDQVWVASGVYKPVGNTSSSSFSIPNGVAVYGSFMGTETTLAQRDITAGVSTTLNGDVGTVGVNTDNCRSVVTFTNSSNLTIFDGFKIVNGYATTIWGGAIRVSQGQPIIRNCELVANYGSDGGAVGIYAQTSNITTLISCKIRNNSSAGDGGGIWLGGGTLKLIDCDISSNTAQNGGGVFLDSNSALIVDRTVMSGNSASLYGGAVCNDDSGSTVELYNSLFVGNVADYGAALSSVVPAGTPPVSKIINCTISGNKNNVTNVSVYTVELAGQLSVFYNNIVCNNIAGRALDNGAAANSIIEGINDANSSTNISTTVPTFVNAGVAAAAPFSIDGYDYHLLAGSNGINMGDNTLINQVYNLDLQKTARIQDTTVDMGAYEFSVLGVGEVHAAAVLTVYPNPASGKVFIQATDHLDYEVYNINGRMLYKGNTGLQSLDVSAYAAGVYVMKFANGETRKLVKK encoded by the coding sequence ATGAAAAAAATCTACTTCTTATTATGTTGCATCTGTAGCATGAACGCTTTTGCGACGATTATTTATGTGAACAAGAATGCTACGGGAGCCAATAACGGCACTTCGTGGACGAACGCTTACCTGACGATTGAACAGGCTTTTGGCGATGTTATAGTAGGAGACCAGGTATGGGTGGCTTCAGGGGTTTATAAACCAGTCGGAAATACTTCCAGTTCTTCCTTCAGCATACCTAATGGCGTTGCAGTCTATGGGAGTTTTATGGGAACCGAAACTACATTGGCACAGCGTGATATTACTGCTGGCGTATCAACAACGCTTAATGGAGATGTCGGTACAGTGGGAGTAAACACTGATAATTGCAGAAGTGTGGTGACATTCACTAATTCTAGTAATCTCACGATTTTTGATGGATTCAAAATTGTAAATGGTTATGCAACTACTATCTGGGGTGGAGCGATCCGTGTTTCACAAGGTCAGCCTATAATAAGAAATTGCGAACTTGTTGCAAATTACGGCTCTGACGGTGGTGCAGTGGGTATTTATGCACAGACATCAAATATAACTACACTTATTTCCTGTAAAATCAGGAACAATTCATCTGCTGGTGACGGCGGTGGGATATGGCTTGGTGGCGGAACCTTGAAACTTATTGACTGTGATATAAGTAGCAATACTGCTCAAAACGGAGGTGGTGTTTTTTTGGATTCCAACAGTGCTCTGATTGTGGACAGGACGGTAATGAGTGGCAATAGCGCTTCGTTGTACGGCGGTGCAGTTTGCAATGATGATTCAGGTTCTACAGTAGAATTGTATAACTCTTTATTTGTTGGGAACGTTGCAGACTACGGTGCTGCTTTAAGTTCTGTTGTGCCTGCCGGTACACCTCCGGTTTCGAAAATTATAAATTGTACTATAAGCGGAAATAAAAATAATGTTACTAACGTTTCGGTTTATACTGTAGAGCTAGCAGGACAGTTGTCCGTATTCTATAATAATATAGTTTGCAACAATATTGCGGGACGTGCATTGGACAATGGAGCTGCTGCAAATAGTATTATTGAAGGGATAAATGATGCTAACAGCAGCACAAATATTTCAACTACAGTCCCAACTTTTGTCAACGCAGGGGTCGCTGCTGCTGCACCATTCTCAATTGACGGTTACGATTACCACCTCCTCGCCGGATCAAACGGAATTAATATGGGGGATAACACACTCATAAACCAGGTTTACAACCTTGATTTGCAAAAAACGGCACGCATCCAGGACACTACCGTCGATATGGGCGCTTATGAATTCTCAGTACTTGGTGTTGGCGAAGTACATGCTGCGGCTGTGCTTACGGTTTACCCGAATCCGGCTTCAGGGAAAGTATTTATCCAGGCTACGGACCACCTTGATTACGAAGTCTACAATATTAATGGCCGCATGCTTTACAAAGGAAATACCGGTTTACAATCGCTGGATGTTTCAGCATATGCTGCCGGCGTGTATGTAATGAAGTTTGCAAATGGGGAAACCCGTAAACTCGTTAAGAAATAA
- a CDS encoding tetratricopeptide repeat protein, protein MKKVLFLVSFLISNLISAQNAETLFIEAERQYAHEEYAAAIKGYNRVIEVDPNLILAYNNRGNSYLQLGEYAKAMADYDFLLSIDPGNSVAYRNKGLVFKALQKYPEALTAYDKAIALKPDFYNAYANKITVFMLLKQDENARKTADLIKAKYPDSAESYAVSATYYRLKNDYYMVFAEMDAALAKDPKNEGILSERAQLKDDLGDDNGAIADYTTLIRIDAGNAKYFSGRASAYHDLKLYDKAIFDCNQAVALDAYSYAGYTLRAFTEDQMGQTDKAIADYERAISIRPSMEFAYFELSTLYDWQEKYDKALEVIGWLLKIKPDSYQGLMKQADFTAKTKNFKEAIRLWGGVIQKEPTFIAYSQKALCEKQIGDIAAACTDMQAANKLVKDKKSEDYFLSINFLYNNCRSTFSSKDLKIMDLNNQLLQFYDKNDVQNVLKKYDEMIAVAPDSASLYVDRGLYKRGNGDYTGAINDYKKALSLDKNNGTARSAMGFALVYTGKTDEAVETYLEAIRLHPEYAPDSYNLGLIYAEKGDYQKGIAYLSSAIQKDQNYTGAYYNLGLVYLKTGDKNKACYYLKAAEKLGSMEARVKRMSVCD, encoded by the coding sequence ATGAAAAAAGTACTTTTCCTGGTTTCCTTTTTAATTTCCAATCTTATTTCCGCCCAGAATGCTGAAACCCTTTTCATCGAAGCCGAAAGGCAGTATGCGCATGAGGAATATGCCGCTGCCATTAAAGGATACAATCGCGTCATTGAAGTTGACCCTAACTTGATCCTGGCTTACAACAACCGCGGTAATTCCTATTTGCAGTTGGGGGAATATGCAAAAGCAATGGCGGATTATGATTTTTTGCTGTCAATAGATCCCGGGAATTCGGTGGCATACCGAAATAAGGGTTTGGTTTTCAAAGCACTGCAAAAATATCCCGAGGCATTAACGGCATACGATAAGGCCATTGCGCTTAAACCTGATTTTTACAACGCTTACGCCAATAAGATTACCGTATTTATGCTACTTAAACAGGATGAAAACGCCCGGAAAACTGCCGACCTGATTAAGGCTAAATATCCGGATTCAGCGGAAAGTTATGCGGTAAGCGCCACGTATTACCGCCTGAAGAATGACTATTATATGGTTTTTGCGGAAATGGATGCTGCGTTGGCCAAAGATCCTAAAAACGAAGGCATTCTATCAGAAAGGGCGCAGCTTAAGGATGATCTGGGTGATGATAACGGGGCTATTGCGGATTACACCACACTGATCAGAATAGATGCCGGGAATGCCAAATATTTCTCCGGAAGGGCAAGCGCTTACCATGATTTAAAATTGTACGACAAGGCGATTTTCGATTGTAACCAGGCCGTCGCGCTGGATGCCTACAGTTATGCTGGCTATACCCTGCGGGCTTTTACGGAAGACCAGATGGGGCAAACTGATAAAGCCATTGCAGATTATGAAAGGGCCATTTCCATAAGGCCTTCTATGGAGTTTGCCTATTTTGAGCTTTCTACTTTATACGACTGGCAGGAAAAATATGATAAGGCACTGGAGGTGATCGGGTGGCTGCTGAAAATAAAACCCGACTCTTACCAGGGGCTCATGAAACAAGCCGATTTTACCGCAAAAACGAAAAACTTTAAAGAGGCCATCCGTTTGTGGGGAGGTGTCATCCAAAAGGAACCCACGTTCATTGCCTATTCGCAAAAGGCTTTGTGCGAAAAGCAAATCGGTGACATCGCTGCTGCATGTACCGATATGCAGGCCGCCAACAAACTGGTGAAGGACAAGAAATCGGAAGACTATTTTTTGAGTATCAATTTCCTTTACAATAACTGCCGCAGCACTTTCAGTTCGAAAGATTTGAAAATAATGGACCTGAACAATCAACTGCTTCAGTTTTATGACAAGAACGATGTACAAAATGTGTTGAAAAAATATGATGAAATGATTGCCGTTGCCCCCGATTCGGCGTCGCTGTATGTTGACCGTGGATTGTACAAGCGCGGCAACGGAGATTATACTGGCGCAATCAATGATTATAAGAAAGCCTTATCGCTCGACAAGAACAACGGTACGGCACGCAGTGCAATGGGGTTCGCCCTGGTGTACACCGGCAAAACCGATGAAGCGGTGGAGACATATCTTGAAGCGATACGACTGCATCCCGAATATGCGCCGGATTCCTATAACCTTGGATTAATCTATGCCGAAAAAGGAGACTACCAAAAAGGCATAGCGTATTTATCAAGCGCCATACAAAAGGACCAAAACTACACGGGCGCCTATTACAACCTGGGTTTGGTTTACCTGAAAACCGGTGATAAAAACAAAGCTTGCTACTATCTTAAAGCCGCAGAGAAATTGGGTTCTATGGAGGCAAGAGTGAAACGGATGTCAGTGTGTGATTAG
- a CDS encoding alpha/beta fold hydrolase: MQHLLLLHGAIGAKEQFDTLVQQLEGKFTMHTMNFSGHGGTVMPGSFSIKGFAKDVADFLAAKNLQSINIFGYSMGGYVALYLAKEHPQLVDRIFTLATKFEWTPDIAAKETRMLDPDKIAEKIPAFANTLEKRHYPNDWKTVMTATAEMMINMGNENPLPGDFKDIGIPVRISIGDSDAMVTLEETIAVYRQLPNASLMVFPGTHHPIEKVDVTVLAIALENFFKL; this comes from the coding sequence ATGCAGCATCTCCTTTTACTCCACGGCGCCATTGGTGCGAAGGAACAGTTTGATACGCTGGTTCAACAACTTGAAGGTAAATTTACCATGCACACGATGAACTTCAGCGGTCATGGCGGTACGGTCATGCCCGGTTCTTTTTCAATAAAGGGTTTTGCCAAAGATGTTGCCGATTTCCTCGCTGCCAAAAATTTACAATCCATAAACATTTTCGGTTACAGCATGGGCGGGTACGTTGCGTTGTATCTTGCAAAGGAGCACCCGCAGTTGGTGGACAGGATTTTTACACTGGCCACAAAATTCGAATGGACACCCGATATCGCCGCAAAGGAAACCAGGATGCTCGACCCGGACAAGATCGCTGAAAAAATCCCGGCTTTCGCAAATACATTGGAAAAAAGGCATTACCCGAACGATTGGAAAACCGTCATGACCGCAACGGCAGAAATGATGATCAACATGGGCAATGAAAATCCTTTGCCCGGGGATTTCAAAGATATCGGCATTCCCGTCAGGATTTCGATCGGCGATAGCGATGCCATGGTCACGCTTGAAGAGACTATCGCGGTGTACAGGCAGCTGCCAAATGCTTCACTGATGGTTTTCCCAGGTACGCATCACCCCATTGAAAAAGTGGATGTAACCGTGTTGGCCATTGCGCTGGAAAACTTTTTTAAATTATGA
- a CDS encoding DUF4153 domain-containing protein encodes MMDFKKGLNGALLFAVLFTLLFHNQYLGLNILIIETAALLWLAFTKQIDFRNRNHLIFGSGFFITALAVVFVFSDYAVVMNFLALFVFVGILIYPQARSLVSSAKLSFFNIFYAQIRFMDAFFTGKLGSGKIARALWKFRIFSVPVIIISVFVMFYRISNPVFNRLVIKIFDSIEKFFDMMSFTLDFTLIFTFFFGLILCNYFFIRNTNEQTIKDDANASDEIVRIKRKRYWRGLTTGLKGELRAGVFLLIGLNAILLVVNSIDVYWVWFNFRWNGDFLKQFVHEGTYLLLLSIVCSILVVLYFFRGNLNFYSANKFIKGLCILWIVQNAVLTVSVGVRNFHYIRYFALAYKRIALIIFLVFVICWLYTVALKVLQKKSSFYLIRTNAFVLYILFISASVFNWDQFIVSYNFRNYKESFVDLDYNSDFSDKVLPELDKSQNELSEIDQMQQTKFHFDTELMPVAIFHNKIQRRKKEFIHKWESKSILSWNYPESQAYESLKRSESKP; translated from the coding sequence ATGATGGATTTCAAAAAAGGCCTCAACGGCGCACTGCTCTTTGCAGTCTTATTTACGCTGCTTTTCCACAACCAGTATTTAGGACTCAATATTTTGATTATCGAAACCGCTGCGCTGCTTTGGCTTGCTTTTACAAAACAAATTGATTTCAGGAACCGCAACCACCTTATTTTTGGCAGCGGTTTTTTTATTACTGCGCTCGCCGTAGTGTTCGTTTTTTCGGACTATGCCGTGGTGATGAATTTCCTGGCGCTGTTCGTTTTTGTTGGGATTTTGATTTATCCGCAGGCGAGGTCGCTGGTGAGTTCGGCCAAACTGTCCTTCTTCAATATCTTTTATGCCCAGATCCGTTTTATGGATGCCTTTTTTACAGGTAAATTAGGTAGCGGAAAAATTGCACGGGCCTTATGGAAATTTCGTATTTTTTCAGTCCCGGTTATCATCATTTCAGTATTTGTCATGTTTTACCGCATTTCAAACCCGGTTTTTAACAGACTTGTAATAAAGATATTTGACAGCATCGAAAAGTTTTTCGATATGATGTCATTCACACTTGATTTCACATTAATCTTTACATTCTTCTTCGGTTTGATCCTTTGCAACTATTTCTTTATCAGGAATACGAACGAGCAAACGATTAAGGATGATGCCAATGCCAGTGATGAAATCGTCAGGATTAAAAGGAAACGCTATTGGCGCGGCCTGACAACGGGATTAAAAGGGGAGCTGCGCGCTGGGGTTTTCCTGCTGATTGGGCTCAACGCGATCCTGCTCGTCGTCAACAGTATCGATGTGTATTGGGTTTGGTTCAATTTTCGATGGAACGGCGATTTCCTGAAGCAATTTGTACATGAAGGCACGTATTTACTGCTGTTGTCTATTGTATGCTCGATTTTGGTTGTACTGTATTTCTTCCGTGGCAACCTGAATTTTTATTCGGCAAATAAATTCATTAAAGGCCTTTGTATACTGTGGATCGTGCAGAATGCCGTACTGACCGTTTCCGTTGGCGTGCGCAATTTCCATTACATCCGGTATTTCGCCTTGGCTTACAAACGCATCGCATTGATTATTTTCCTTGTCTTTGTAATCTGCTGGCTGTATACGGTGGCGTTGAAAGTACTCCAGAAAAAATCTTCGTTTTACCTCATCAGGACCAATGCATTCGTATTATATATCCTGTTCATTTCGGCTTCGGTTTTCAACTGGGACCAGTTCATCGTAAGTTACAATTTCAGGAATTATAAAGAATCCTTTGTCGACCTGGATTACAATTCTGATTTCTCCGATAAAGTGCTTCCTGAACTTGACAAATCTCAAAACGAGCTTTCTGAAATCGATCAGATGCAACAAACCAAATTTCATTTCGATACTGAGCTGATGCCTGTTGCGATATTCCACAATAAAATCCAAAGACGAAAAAAAGAATTCATCCACAAATGGGAATCGAAAAGCATATTGTCATGGAATTATCCGGAATCCCAGGCGTATGAATCGTTGAAACGTTCTGAATCAAAGCCATAA
- a CDS encoding tetratricopeptide repeat-containing sensor histidine kinase translates to MAQSPSAAQLLQQGISDFESGKYEHGLTVLTHCIALAQTPSDGIILQKAYNNLGNIYSQTGKSELALRHYLLSLSIAKKRNDIPGMAKINKNIGAMYSEQKDFTVALAYYKKAMDLIGKDHKPIKADCLNNMGVVYEQQEKYTEALKAYSEALSIYKLVEDKPRIAMSLNNLAIVRKYLGKYEEAVQDYLQALSISEKTDDRFMVAATQNNLGNVYILIGDYQKSLQYCLLAYKTAEAIKAAEIAVESLDGIATAYEKLRNYPNAIAYRKKYEAAKGDFINSERSSQLAEMQVKYDTLDKEAKIRSLRQQSKIDALKIQKRNRLIILILAFLMIFIVILFFWRKNQQLKNVVARDKAIRDTEEQERIRMARDIHDDLGSGLSKVNFLSEIILQKSAQNPEIGQHAKSVQETAAKMIGNMRDLIWALNPDNTTLNNLLARIREYATDYLEDYQIKPHYSFPEAIPTDPIAKEIHRGIFMVVKESLNNISKYSGASNAYFNAIIDRGCLFISIKDDGDGFDVAGVTAGNGLPNMKKRLESVSGFIEITSGPGIGTEISLRIPMQQLLRN, encoded by the coding sequence GTGGCACAATCGCCTTCGGCGGCGCAATTGCTGCAACAGGGCATTTCCGATTTTGAAAGCGGGAAATATGAGCACGGACTGACGGTATTGACGCATTGTATTGCATTGGCACAAACACCATCAGACGGAATTATCCTGCAAAAGGCATACAACAATCTCGGCAACATTTATTCCCAAACCGGAAAATCCGAATTGGCGCTGCGACATTACCTGCTGTCATTATCCATTGCTAAGAAAAGGAATGACATTCCGGGCATGGCCAAGATCAATAAGAATATTGGCGCCATGTATTCTGAGCAAAAGGATTTTACGGTCGCCCTGGCTTATTATAAGAAAGCGATGGACCTTATCGGCAAGGACCATAAACCGATAAAGGCAGACTGCCTGAACAATATGGGTGTGGTGTATGAGCAGCAGGAAAAATATACCGAAGCGTTAAAAGCATATTCGGAAGCCCTTTCCATTTACAAATTGGTTGAGGACAAGCCACGCATTGCAATGTCACTGAACAATCTGGCCATCGTCCGTAAATACCTCGGGAAATATGAAGAAGCAGTCCAGGATTACCTTCAGGCACTTTCGATTTCAGAAAAGACGGACGATCGTTTTATGGTGGCCGCCACACAGAACAACCTGGGCAATGTTTATATATTAATAGGGGATTATCAAAAATCGCTGCAATATTGTCTTTTGGCGTATAAAACCGCGGAGGCCATAAAAGCAGCTGAAATTGCGGTGGAATCCCTTGACGGCATCGCTACGGCCTATGAAAAATTGCGGAATTACCCCAATGCCATTGCTTACAGGAAAAAATATGAAGCAGCGAAAGGCGATTTCATCAATTCCGAAAGATCGTCACAGCTTGCAGAAATGCAGGTGAAGTATGACACGCTGGATAAGGAAGCGAAAATTCGTTCCCTGCGGCAGCAATCAAAAATTGACGCGCTCAAAATCCAGAAACGCAATAGGCTGATTATTCTGATTCTGGCGTTTTTAATGATTTTTATCGTCATCTTATTTTTCTGGCGCAAAAACCAACAGTTGAAAAACGTGGTGGCAAGGGATAAAGCCATCCGTGACACTGAAGAACAGGAACGCATCAGGATGGCACGCGACATCCATGACGATCTGGGGTCGGGGTTGTCGAAAGTCAATTTCCTGAGTGAGATTATTTTGCAGAAATCGGCACAAAATCCCGAGATCGGACAACATGCAAAATCTGTCCAGGAAACCGCTGCTAAAATGATCGGCAACATGCGCGACCTGATCTGGGCATTGAATCCGGACAATACGACGCTGAATAACCTCTTGGCCCGGATCAGGGAATATGCGACGGATTACCTTGAAGATTACCAGATAAAACCTCATTATTCATTTCCGGAAGCCATTCCGACGGACCCTATTGCAAAAGAAATCCACCGCGGAATTTTTATGGTGGTTAAAGAGTCACTTAACAATATATCCAAATATTCCGGCGCTTCGAATGCCTATTTTAATGCAATAATTGACCGCGGCTGCCTGTTTATCTCGATTAAAGACGACGGGGATGGTTTTGATGTGGCAGGTGTAACTGCAGGAAATGGTTTGCCCAATATGAAAAAAAGGCTCGAATCCGTCAGTGGGTTTATTGAAATCACCAGCGGCCCCGGAATCGGAACTGAAATCAGCCTCAGGATTCCGATGCAGCAACTGCTCAGGAATTGA
- a CDS encoding response regulator transcription factor, whose translation MEIRVGIVEDEKQIRESLAILINGSEGFRCTDTFESAEAAIISLPQLQLDVVLMDIHLPGKDGIQCIRELKLSCPGTQFLMCTSFEDTDSVFSALKAGATGYLTKTTQPSKILDAIVEVHKGGSPMSSHIARKVVASFQPDNSQNKELQKLSEREKQILSELSQGLRYKEIADKLFLSTETVRTHIRNIYEKLQVNSRTEALNKTR comes from the coding sequence ATGGAAATCAGGGTCGGAATTGTAGAAGACGAAAAGCAGATTCGCGAAAGCCTCGCCATTTTGATCAATGGCAGCGAAGGCTTCCGCTGCACGGACACATTCGAATCTGCGGAAGCGGCCATCATTTCCTTGCCGCAGCTACAACTTGATGTGGTTCTGATGGACATCCACCTGCCGGGAAAAGACGGTATCCAATGCATCAGGGAATTGAAGCTGTCGTGTCCGGGAACACAGTTTTTGATGTGCACCTCTTTTGAAGATACCGATTCCGTATTCAGTGCGCTCAAGGCAGGCGCAACAGGCTATCTGACCAAAACCACACAGCCATCCAAAATCCTTGATGCCATTGTTGAAGTACACAAAGGCGGTTCGCCCATGAGCAGCCATATTGCACGTAAAGTCGTCGCCTCCTTCCAGCCCGATAACAGCCAGAATAAGGAATTGCAGAAATTATCGGAACGCGAAAAACAGATCCTGAGCGAACTCTCACAAGGCCTTCGCTACAAGGAAATTGCCGATAAATTGTTCCTCAGTACCGAAACCGTCCGCACGCATATCAGGAATATTTATGAAAAACTCCAGGTGAATTCGCGTACGGAAGCGTTGAATAAGACCAGATAG
- the tamL gene encoding translocation and assembly module lipoprotein TamL has protein sequence MIKRILQYCLCMLLLVSYSCSNTKYLPDGEYLYVGGKIKVKDSLISRKERKSLERELKGLLRPKPNSKILGLRPKLLIYNLAGEPKKEKGFRHWLRTKVGEPPVLFSQVDLDLNADILQNYSENRGYFKTMVTSDSTKKGKRVSAEYTVMPGKQYKIRNVIFPQDSSALEQAITRTADKTLLKSGNPYDLETIKLERTRIDARLKEEGFYFFSPDFLKVQVDSTVGSYHVDLLVKAKDDMPARGSKVFTINDIYVYPDYSLRRMQRDSVRGDTTGVVQYKDFTILDKKKLFDPRIFDRTLYFNKYDVYNRTDHNLSLNRLVNLGTFKFVKNQFKISKENENALDAYYYLTPLPKKSIRVEVLGKTNSANYTGTELNINWSNRNTFRGAELLNVSVFGGLEAQISGQNNGYNVYRVGSEVSLTWPRFIAPFKLRSSSGFVPKTKATLGYEFQKREKLYSLNSFKGSFGYLWKENIRKEHQLNITEINYVAPSLVTDLYRQQALGNKTLEKVIEKQLIFGPTYSFTYTNTMQTARKNTFYYKGSLDVAGTIAGLALGADVKAGKEKEVLGVAFSQFVKMENDFRHYLKLGGEAVLASRIIAGVGYGYGNSTELPYIKQFFIGGTNSIRAFRARSLGPGSYNGESESSDFLPDQSGDIKLEFNTEYRAKIFSIVKGAVFVDAGNIWLMHKDTNKPGAEFSKKFLSEIAVGTGVGLRFDLSFLVLRTDLAFPLRKPYLPAGQRWVIDDISFGSGSWRKENLIFNLAIGYPF, from the coding sequence ATGATAAAACGGATTTTACAATATTGCCTTTGCATGCTGCTGCTGGTATCGTATTCGTGCAGCAATACAAAATACCTTCCGGACGGCGAATACCTATACGTCGGGGGAAAAATCAAGGTCAAAGATTCACTCATATCACGTAAAGAACGTAAATCACTCGAACGGGAACTGAAGGGATTACTGCGCCCGAAACCGAATTCAAAAATATTGGGGCTGCGCCCGAAACTGCTGATTTACAACCTGGCCGGCGAACCTAAAAAGGAGAAGGGATTCCGGCACTGGCTTCGCACCAAAGTAGGGGAACCGCCGGTATTGTTCAGCCAGGTAGACCTGGATCTGAACGCCGATATTTTGCAGAATTACAGCGAAAACCGGGGTTACTTCAAAACGATGGTCACTTCTGATTCCACGAAAAAAGGCAAAAGGGTCAGTGCAGAATATACGGTGATGCCCGGCAAACAATACAAAATCCGCAACGTGATTTTCCCTCAGGACTCGAGCGCGCTGGAACAGGCCATTACCAGGACAGCCGACAAAACCTTACTGAAATCCGGGAATCCATACGATCTCGAAACCATCAAGCTGGAGCGCACGCGTATCGATGCGCGCTTAAAGGAAGAAGGTTTTTATTTCTTCAGCCCCGATTTCCTGAAAGTCCAGGTAGACAGCACCGTGGGGAGTTACCACGTGGATTTATTGGTGAAAGCCAAAGACGATATGCCGGCGCGTGGCTCTAAAGTATTCACCATCAACGACATTTACGTTTATCCCGATTATTCTTTGCGAAGGATGCAGCGCGACAGCGTCCGCGGGGATACGACCGGTGTGGTGCAATACAAGGATTTTACGATCCTCGATAAGAAAAAATTGTTTGACCCGAGGATTTTTGACCGCACGCTGTATTTCAATAAATATGATGTGTACAACCGGACAGACCATAATCTTTCGCTAAACCGTCTGGTAAACCTCGGCACTTTTAAATTCGTAAAAAACCAGTTTAAGATCTCAAAGGAGAATGAAAATGCGCTTGATGCTTACTATTACCTGACACCGTTGCCTAAGAAATCAATCCGTGTCGAAGTGCTTGGGAAAACCAATTCGGCGAATTATACCGGAACCGAGCTGAACATCAACTGGAGTAACCGCAATACCTTTCGCGGTGCAGAATTGCTGAATGTATCGGTTTTCGGTGGACTGGAAGCACAGATTTCCGGGCAAAATAATGGTTATAATGTATACCGCGTCGGATCTGAAGTGAGTTTGACCTGGCCGCGGTTCATTGCGCCGTTTAAATTAAGGTCGTCGAGCGGATTTGTGCCAAAGACCAAAGCTACTTTAGGTTATGAATTCCAGAAAAGGGAAAAGTTGTATTCACTGAATTCGTTTAAGGGCTCGTTCGGTTATCTGTGGAAAGAGAACATCCGTAAGGAACACCAATTGAATATCACCGAAATCAATTATGTAGCTCCGTCGCTGGTTACCGATTTATACCGCCAGCAGGCACTGGGCAACAAAACACTCGAAAAAGTCATTGAAAAACAATTGATTTTCGGGCCGACTTATTCTTTTACGTATACCAATACGATGCAGACCGCCAGGAAAAATACCTTCTATTATAAAGGCAGCCTCGATGTGGCCGGAACCATTGCCGGACTTGCTTTAGGTGCTGATGTTAAGGCAGGAAAAGAAAAAGAAGTCCTGGGTGTCGCCTTCAGCCAGTTTGTAAAAATGGAAAATGATTTCAGGCATTACCTGAAACTTGGCGGTGAAGCGGTATTGGCCAGCCGCATTATTGCCGGTGTCGGATATGGTTATGGAAACTCGACCGAATTGCCTTACATCAAGCAGTTTTTCATTGGCGGTACAAACAGTATCCGTGCTTTCAGGGCGCGTTCGCTGGGTCCTGGCTCTTATAATGGCGAGTCGGAAAGCAGTGATTTCCTACCCGACCAATCGGGTGACATCAAATTGGAATTCAATACGGAATACCGTGCAAAAATCTTCAGTATTGTAAAAGGTGCCGTATTTGTCGATGCCGGAAACATCTGGCTGATGCATAAGGACACAAACAAACCCGGTGCCGAATTCTCAAAGAAATTCCTCAGTGAGATTGCTGTCGGGACCGGGGTTGGTTTGCGTTTCGATTTGTCGTTCCTTGTGTTACGAACCGATCTGGCATTTCCGTTGCGTAAGCCCTATCTTCCTGCCGGGCAACGCTGGGTGATTGACGACATCAGTTTCGGCAGCGGGTCTTGGCGTAAGGAGAATTTGATATTCAATCTTGCAATCGGTTATCCTTTTTAA